The following are encoded in a window of Salinibacter ruber DSM 13855 genomic DNA:
- a CDS encoding tetratricopeptide repeat protein, giving the protein MRCLPIVLALGLLLGPVAGPAHAQRSDSTQLRKFQRANEFLRADRPERALPLLESLYSNAPENAAFYRKLKQAYESLKRYRDALRLVEERIGSPPTVSRLAEKARLQYQKGEGEAADATWDRALALAPNEPQTYRTVYNTLAELRQFRKAIAVLQEGRAALDQPDAFRTELAHLYGLDGQFEAAMQEYVAFLAEAPNRLNYVRSRLRTFVEQGQGIAASIQVLQQTVQENPLNEAYRTLLAWLHTEQDDYAAAFDEYRALDRLGDRQGQILFGFARRAADAQRYGVATRACEAIQEQYPRSGVAPEAQKLRGDLYRRWADQGADSTTAAQDSVRYARARTAYKTFLRENPGHADYPAALLRLGTLQIDAYRNLDDAQETLSQLVSNHPETTAAEEGQYQRGRIAVLRDSLDRARLLFSRLAANAQSSDLADQAQYELALLHFYQGEFDATAARAASISENPSADVANDAIALKTLLQEARGPDSLDTPLRTFARVRLHERQHAYGRALDSLDALLRRHPRHPLADDARFRRANIHLARHDTSAALTAFRAVPERHPRSPFADRSLFRSASLLEANGRPAAAVETYDRLLSEYPTSLLAGDARSRLRVLRRSQG; this is encoded by the coding sequence ATGCGCTGCCTGCCGATCGTGCTCGCCCTCGGGCTCCTGCTCGGGCCCGTGGCCGGCCCCGCCCACGCCCAGCGGTCCGACAGCACGCAACTGAGGAAATTCCAGCGGGCCAACGAGTTCCTCCGTGCCGACCGGCCCGAACGCGCCCTTCCCCTGCTGGAGTCACTTTACTCCAACGCCCCGGAGAACGCGGCGTTCTACCGAAAGCTGAAGCAGGCCTACGAGAGCCTCAAGCGCTACCGCGACGCCCTCCGGCTGGTGGAGGAGCGCATCGGCTCCCCCCCGACCGTTTCCCGCCTCGCCGAGAAAGCCCGTCTTCAGTACCAGAAGGGCGAGGGGGAGGCCGCCGATGCCACGTGGGATCGGGCGCTCGCACTCGCCCCCAACGAGCCCCAGACGTACCGAACCGTCTACAACACCCTGGCCGAGCTTCGCCAGTTCCGCAAGGCCATCGCGGTCCTCCAGGAGGGGCGCGCCGCCCTCGACCAGCCCGACGCGTTCCGGACCGAGCTCGCCCACCTGTACGGCCTGGACGGCCAGTTTGAGGCCGCCATGCAGGAGTACGTCGCGTTTCTCGCCGAGGCCCCCAACCGCCTCAACTACGTTCGGAGCCGCCTTCGGACGTTTGTCGAACAGGGGCAGGGCATTGCGGCCAGCATCCAGGTGCTCCAGCAGACGGTTCAGGAGAATCCCCTGAACGAGGCCTACCGGACGCTCCTCGCGTGGCTGCACACGGAGCAGGACGACTACGCGGCGGCGTTCGACGAGTACCGGGCCCTGGACCGTCTCGGGGACCGCCAGGGGCAGATCCTCTTCGGGTTCGCCCGCCGGGCCGCCGACGCGCAACGCTACGGCGTGGCCACTCGGGCCTGCGAGGCCATCCAGGAGCAGTATCCGCGGTCGGGCGTCGCCCCGGAGGCGCAGAAGCTCCGGGGCGACCTCTACCGCCGCTGGGCCGACCAGGGGGCCGACTCCACCACGGCCGCCCAAGACTCTGTCCGGTACGCCCGAGCCCGGACGGCCTACAAAACGTTCCTTCGCGAGAACCCGGGGCACGCGGATTATCCGGCAGCCCTTCTCCGGCTCGGGACGCTCCAGATCGACGCCTACCGCAACCTGGACGATGCCCAGGAGACCCTCAGCCAGCTCGTCTCGAATCACCCAGAAACCACGGCCGCCGAGGAGGGCCAGTATCAACGGGGCCGCATTGCGGTCCTTCGGGACTCGCTGGACCGCGCCCGTCTTCTCTTTTCCCGCCTGGCCGCCAACGCGCAGTCGAGCGACCTCGCCGACCAGGCCCAGTACGAACTGGCGCTCCTGCACTTTTACCAGGGGGAGTTCGACGCTACGGCGGCCCGGGCCGCCTCCATCAGCGAAAACCCATCGGCGGACGTGGCCAACGACGCCATTGCGCTGAAAACCCTCTTGCAGGAGGCCCGCGGCCCCGACTCGCTCGACACGCCCCTTCGTACCTTCGCTCGCGTTCGGCTCCACGAGCGGCAGCACGCCTACGGCCGCGCGCTCGACTCGCTCGATGCCCTCCTGCGGCGGCACCCGCGGCACCCGCTCGCCGACGACGCTCGGTTCCGGCGGGCCAACATCCACCTCGCCCGCCACGACACCTCGGCGGCCCTTACGGCGTTTCGGGCCGTGCCGGAGCGGCACCCGCGCAGTCCCTTCGCCGACCGCAGTCTGTTCCGGAGCGCGTCGCTCCTCGAGGCAAATGGCCGCCCCGCGGCGGCCGTCGAGACCTACGACCGCCTCTTGTCGGAATACCCCACGTCCCTCCTCGCGGGGGATGCCCGGAGCCGCCTTCGTGTCCTCCGCCGGTCCCAGGGCTGA
- a CDS encoding RNA polymerase subunit sigma-54 — protein MLVLALLIATASPAVAQRQPGALGAGFQVGRPGGLALKWYRSSPVAYDGIVSTDGDDFVVGHVHRLWERPLPGSPLHLFAGPGVVVGPSRLAQSPRLRLGLSGEVGLNFYAERFEVFLHVTPVLRFLPSTQASIDANAGLRYYLRSP, from the coding sequence ATGCTTGTCCTGGCCCTGTTGATTGCCACCGCTTCTCCGGCCGTGGCCCAGCGACAGCCCGGGGCCCTGGGCGCCGGGTTCCAGGTCGGTCGCCCCGGCGGGCTGGCCCTCAAGTGGTACCGCTCGTCCCCCGTCGCGTACGACGGGATCGTCAGCACCGACGGCGACGACTTCGTCGTCGGCCACGTGCACCGGCTCTGGGAGCGCCCCCTTCCCGGTTCCCCCCTTCACCTCTTCGCGGGCCCCGGCGTGGTCGTCGGCCCGTCCCGGCTCGCACAATCCCCCCGTCTGCGCCTCGGCCTGAGTGGGGAGGTTGGACTCAATTTTTACGCCGAACGCTTCGAGGTCTTCTTGCATGTGACGCCCGTCCTCCGGTTTTTGCCCAGTACCCAGGCGTCGATTGACGCCAATGCCGGCCTCCGCTACTACCTCCGCTCCCCTTGA
- the serS gene encoding serine--tRNA ligase, with protein sequence MLDLDTVRNDPRRVKEALRAKGIGSPDLVDTLLEIDETRRSAITELQDVQSRQNELSQQIGALKREGKDEEAEAIIEKTGRMKEKINRLKEEVQEAEARQEELVLELPNIPHPSVPVGADEDDNEVEATVGEMPAFDFDPAPHWELADRHNLVDLERGAKVAGSGFPFYLGKGARLQRALLNFFLDRARERGYTEMQAPLFVNPESAKGTGQIPDKDALMYEIPRDDFYPIPTAEVPVTNFHRDEILAADDLPRRYCTYSPCWRREAGSYGSDVRGLNRLHQFDKVELVRIVPPDESYRALDALLEDAESALDALDLPYRRLLMCTGDMGFTQAKVYDLEVWSAAQERWLEVSSVSNFEAFQARRAQIRYRLEPEAKPELVHTLNGSGLAFPRIVAALLENNQQPDGSIELPEALHPYTGFARIGAEA encoded by the coding sequence ATGCTCGACCTCGACACCGTCCGCAACGATCCCCGCCGCGTCAAGGAGGCCCTCCGGGCCAAAGGCATCGGCTCGCCCGACCTCGTCGACACGCTCCTCGAGATCGACGAGACGCGCCGGTCTGCCATCACGGAGCTGCAAGACGTGCAGTCTCGTCAGAACGAGCTCTCGCAGCAAATCGGGGCCTTGAAGCGAGAGGGCAAGGACGAGGAGGCGGAGGCGATTATTGAAAAGACCGGCCGGATGAAGGAGAAGATCAATCGCCTGAAGGAGGAGGTGCAGGAGGCGGAGGCCCGGCAGGAGGAGCTCGTGCTGGAGCTTCCCAACATTCCGCACCCGAGCGTTCCGGTCGGGGCGGACGAGGACGACAACGAGGTCGAGGCGACGGTCGGCGAGATGCCCGCGTTCGACTTCGACCCGGCGCCGCACTGGGAGCTGGCCGACCGGCATAATCTCGTGGACCTGGAGCGGGGCGCCAAGGTGGCGGGAAGCGGGTTCCCGTTTTACCTCGGCAAGGGGGCTCGGCTCCAGCGGGCCCTCCTCAACTTCTTCCTGGACCGCGCCCGGGAGCGCGGATACACCGAAATGCAGGCCCCGCTCTTCGTCAACCCGGAGAGCGCAAAGGGCACCGGTCAGATTCCGGACAAGGACGCTCTGATGTACGAGATTCCGCGCGACGACTTTTACCCCATCCCCACCGCCGAGGTGCCCGTCACCAACTTTCACCGGGACGAGATCCTCGCGGCCGACGACCTGCCCCGTCGGTACTGCACCTACTCGCCCTGCTGGCGGCGCGAGGCCGGCAGCTACGGCTCGGACGTGCGCGGCCTCAACCGCCTGCACCAGTTCGACAAGGTCGAGCTCGTGCGGATCGTGCCCCCCGACGAGAGCTACCGCGCGCTCGACGCGCTTCTGGAGGACGCCGAAAGCGCCCTCGACGCCCTCGACCTTCCCTACCGCCGCCTCCTCATGTGCACCGGCGACATGGGCTTCACGCAGGCCAAGGTATACGACCTGGAGGTGTGGAGCGCGGCGCAAGAACGCTGGCTGGAAGTGTCCTCCGTCTCCAACTTCGAGGCCTTTCAGGCCCGCCGCGCACAGATCCGCTACCGGCTCGAGCCGGAGGCCAAGCCCGAACTCGTCCACACCCTCAACGGAAGCGGCCTCGCCTTTCCCCGCATCGTAGCGGCCCTCCTCGAAAACAACCAGCAGCCCGACGGCTCCATCGAACTGCCGGAGGCGCTCCACCCCTACACCGGGTTTGCCCGAATCGGGGCAGAAGCGTGA
- the rseP gene encoding RIP metalloprotease RseP, giving the protein MELVVSVLTSTLWVLLALTILVFVHELGHFLTAKYFDMRVERFSIGFPPTLFGRTYGDTEYAVGATPLGGYVKISGMIDESLDTDHVETDPEPWEFRGKPVWQRIIVISAGVIFNAILAIVIFGGLSWSEGDTYIPAENVEQVYVEEGSVAHDLGLRTGDRIVRVNGSDFERFRQVEPSSLIAADTLTITVVRDGERQTITGPPNFISRLSRARSNEQGFGLGFQPALIGAVEAGSPADSVGLQTGDRIYALQSDTVRFWREMSARLQQAEGARVAMRWFRPDSLVGESDRSRSPRVVRRTSQGVVFADSVAARYDSKRERYLLGVRSPRASSVTRQALFDEFGIRTVTYGPLAALKAGAVDTWTYGRNIVVTLKRIAEGRDSLTDSLGGPVMIADVTSEAAAAGATAYWRLIAALSITLAIMNILPIPALDGGQLLFLLYEAVTRRRPSVRVRLVAQQVGMILLIGFMAFLIFNDILRL; this is encoded by the coding sequence ATGGAGCTTGTAGTCAGCGTTCTCACGTCCACCCTCTGGGTGCTCCTCGCACTCACCATCCTGGTGTTCGTCCACGAGCTGGGCCACTTCCTGACGGCCAAGTACTTCGACATGCGGGTCGAGCGCTTCTCGATCGGGTTTCCGCCGACGCTGTTCGGGCGGACGTACGGAGACACCGAGTACGCAGTGGGGGCCACGCCGCTGGGCGGCTACGTGAAAATCAGCGGCATGATCGACGAGAGCCTCGACACCGACCACGTGGAGACCGACCCCGAGCCGTGGGAGTTTCGGGGAAAGCCCGTCTGGCAGCGCATCATTGTGATCAGTGCTGGGGTGATATTCAACGCCATCCTGGCCATCGTGATCTTCGGTGGGCTAAGCTGGAGCGAGGGCGATACCTACATCCCCGCGGAGAACGTGGAGCAGGTGTACGTGGAAGAGGGATCGGTCGCCCACGATTTGGGACTGCGAACGGGGGACCGCATCGTCCGGGTGAACGGCAGCGATTTTGAGCGCTTCCGGCAGGTGGAGCCGTCGTCGCTCATTGCGGCGGACACGCTGACCATCACCGTCGTCCGGGACGGAGAGCGACAGACCATCACCGGCCCCCCCAACTTCATCTCGCGGTTGAGCCGCGCCCGAAGCAACGAGCAGGGCTTTGGGCTCGGGTTTCAGCCTGCGCTCATTGGGGCCGTGGAGGCCGGCAGCCCGGCCGACTCGGTGGGGCTGCAGACGGGAGACCGGATCTATGCCCTCCAGAGCGATACGGTGCGGTTCTGGCGGGAAATGAGTGCACGTCTGCAGCAGGCAGAGGGGGCGCGGGTGGCGATGCGGTGGTTTCGTCCAGACTCCCTCGTTGGGGAGTCGGACCGGTCGCGGTCGCCACGAGTCGTTCGGCGCACCAGTCAAGGCGTCGTGTTTGCGGACTCGGTCGCCGCCCGCTACGATTCGAAGCGGGAGCGGTACCTCCTCGGGGTTCGGAGTCCCAGGGCGAGCTCGGTGACGCGGCAGGCCCTGTTCGACGAGTTTGGGATCCGGACCGTGACGTACGGCCCCCTGGCCGCGCTGAAGGCAGGGGCCGTGGACACCTGGACCTACGGCCGCAACATCGTCGTTACCCTGAAGCGGATTGCCGAGGGGCGCGACAGCCTGACCGACAGCCTCGGTGGGCCGGTGATGATCGCGGACGTGACCAGCGAGGCAGCGGCGGCGGGGGCCACTGCGTACTGGCGGCTCATCGCGGCGCTCTCGATCACGCTGGCCATCATGAACATCCTCCCCATCCCGGCGCTGGACGGCGGGCAGCTGTTGTTCCTGCTCTACGAGGCGGTCACGCGCCGCCGCCCCTCCGTGCGGGTGCGGCTCGTGGCCCAGCAGGTGGGGATGATTTTGCTGATTGGGTTCATGGCGTTCCTCATCTTTAACGACATTCTACGGCTGTAG
- a CDS encoding acyl-CoA thioesterase: MSSPRSPKPVSASKCKMTEIVLPNDTNGLGNMMGGRLLHLMDKCAAISAQRHANRVCVTAAVDSVEFQSAIQEGEVVVIESHVNRAFRTSMEVELNVWAENPLEETHRTCNRAFYTYVALDEDGGTVPVPDVSPSTEQEQDRYEAAAKRRDIRLVLAGRKDLEDAASLKEDMLTALQHSTDAPA; the protein is encoded by the coding sequence ATGAGTTCGCCCCGTTCCCCCAAACCGGTCTCGGCCTCCAAGTGCAAGATGACCGAGATCGTCCTCCCCAACGACACGAATGGCCTCGGCAACATGATGGGCGGCCGACTGCTGCACCTGATGGACAAGTGTGCGGCCATCTCCGCCCAGCGACACGCCAATCGCGTCTGCGTGACCGCCGCCGTGGATAGCGTCGAGTTTCAGTCGGCCATCCAGGAGGGCGAGGTGGTCGTGATTGAGAGCCACGTCAATCGGGCCTTCCGGACGTCGATGGAGGTGGAGCTTAACGTCTGGGCCGAAAACCCGCTCGAAGAGACGCACCGGACGTGCAACCGCGCCTTCTACACGTACGTGGCCCTGGACGAGGACGGCGGCACGGTGCCCGTCCCGGACGTGTCCCCCAGCACGGAGCAGGAGCAGGACCGCTACGAGGCCGCCGCCAAGCGCCGCGACATTCGCCTCGTGCTCGCCGGGCGCAAGGACCTCGAGGACGCGGCGAGCCTCAAGGAAGACATGCTGACGGCACTACAGCACTCGACGGATGCCCCTGCGTGA
- a CDS encoding cysteine desulfurase family protein: MERVYLDHAATTPLDPEVFEVMKPYLLEEYGNASSVHQLGRQARVAMEGARERVADCLWAESSEIVFTSGGTEADNLALKGVLGAASTEAGSEAGLVTSTAEHKAVVEPARRMMEQGRPVTLLSPDAHGAVTPEQVEAALDEDTALVSLMHTNNEIGVQTDIPAVAAVCDKHDVLLHCDAVQAAGLQPLDVEALGVDLLSLSGHKFYGPKGIGVLYVRNGVDLGPLVEGGSQERDRRGGTQNVAGAIGLAEALERAVTEAEERAERLTRLQRRLVVGLDEAVPGPYVCNTPLDEAPVAPHVVNVAFPPVGDEPLDGEMLILNLDMQGILVSAGSACTSGALEPSHVLTALGLDRPTASAAVRFSLGAKTTEEDIDEALDALHSTLQRMR, translated from the coding sequence ATGGAGCGCGTCTACCTCGATCATGCCGCCACCACGCCCCTCGACCCCGAGGTCTTTGAGGTGATGAAACCGTACCTGCTGGAGGAATACGGGAACGCGTCGTCGGTGCATCAGCTGGGGCGGCAGGCCCGGGTCGCGATGGAGGGGGCCCGAGAGCGCGTCGCGGACTGTTTGTGGGCCGAGTCGAGCGAGATTGTCTTCACCAGCGGGGGGACGGAGGCCGACAACCTGGCCCTGAAGGGGGTACTGGGGGCGGCGTCGACCGAGGCGGGGTCGGAGGCCGGCCTGGTCACCTCCACCGCCGAGCACAAGGCCGTCGTGGAACCGGCCCGGCGCATGATGGAGCAGGGGCGGCCCGTGACCCTGCTGTCGCCGGACGCCCACGGCGCCGTCACGCCCGAACAGGTGGAGGCGGCGCTCGACGAGGACACCGCCCTCGTGTCCCTCATGCACACGAACAACGAAATTGGGGTGCAGACCGACATTCCGGCCGTGGCGGCGGTCTGTGACAAGCACGACGTGCTGTTGCACTGCGACGCCGTGCAGGCGGCGGGCCTGCAGCCGCTCGACGTGGAGGCGCTCGGCGTGGACCTGCTCTCCCTGTCCGGCCACAAGTTCTACGGGCCGAAGGGGATCGGCGTGCTGTACGTCCGGAACGGCGTGGACCTCGGCCCGCTCGTGGAGGGGGGCTCCCAGGAGCGCGACCGCCGGGGCGGCACCCAGAACGTGGCCGGGGCCATCGGGCTGGCGGAGGCGCTGGAGCGGGCCGTGACGGAGGCGGAGGAACGGGCGGAGCGGTTGACCCGGCTCCAGCGGCGGCTCGTGGTGGGGCTCGATGAGGCGGTGCCCGGGCCGTACGTCTGCAACACGCCGCTGGACGAGGCCCCCGTTGCGCCCCACGTCGTGAACGTGGCCTTTCCGCCGGTCGGGGACGAGCCCCTCGACGGGGAGATGTTGATTCTGAATCTGGACATGCAGGGCATACTCGTCTCGGCCGGGTCGGCCTGCACCAGCGGCGCACTGGAACCGAGTCACGTCCTGACGGCCCTTGGCCTCGACCGCCCGACGGCCTCCGCCGCCGTTCGGTTCTCGCTGGGGGCGAAGACGACCGAGGAGGACATCGATGAGGCCCTCGACGCCCTCCACTCTACATTGCAGCGCATGCGCTGA
- a CDS encoding 1-deoxy-D-xylulose-5-phosphate reductoisomerase yields MDAVSQNGTSASEPRRLALLGATGSIGTQTLEVVRLFPDRFDVRVLTCRQNVERLAAQVQEFRPECVAVGSAESAEAFKKTLPADAPDVRVLVGTEGLCEAATRSDVDVVLGAVVGFAGLRPILRAVRAGKQVALANKETLVVGGALVTQAVADGGGQLLPVDSEHSAIFQCLAGESERAVEELVLTASGGPFWDRPADTFGDITVEEALDHPNWSMGAKITVDSATMMNKGLEVIEAKWLFDVPVDRIQVLVHPQSIVHSMVSFADGAVKAQLGVPDMKVPIQYALSYPSRWPASHERLDWDELSRLDFERPDLEKFPCLRLAYDALEAGGTAPALLNAANEAAVGRFLEGQLGFLDIPRAVERVLEQLPVQASPTLDDLVAADTEARRRVEELPLPTSN; encoded by the coding sequence ATGGACGCAGTCTCCCAGAACGGAACGTCGGCCTCGGAGCCGCGACGGCTCGCCCTGCTCGGGGCGACCGGATCGATTGGCACCCAGACACTTGAGGTCGTCCGGCTCTTTCCGGACCGGTTCGACGTGCGGGTGCTCACCTGTCGCCAGAATGTGGAGCGCCTTGCCGCGCAGGTTCAAGAGTTCCGTCCCGAGTGCGTGGCCGTCGGGTCCGCCGAGAGCGCCGAGGCGTTCAAGAAAACGCTGCCGGCGGACGCGCCGGACGTGCGGGTCCTCGTGGGGACGGAGGGGCTCTGCGAGGCGGCCACGCGGTCGGACGTGGACGTGGTGCTGGGGGCGGTGGTCGGCTTTGCGGGGCTCCGGCCCATCCTGAGGGCGGTGCGGGCGGGGAAGCAGGTCGCCCTCGCCAACAAAGAAACGTTGGTCGTGGGGGGCGCGCTGGTCACGCAGGCCGTGGCGGACGGAGGCGGGCAGCTACTGCCCGTCGACAGCGAGCACTCGGCAATTTTTCAGTGCCTGGCGGGCGAGTCCGAGCGGGCGGTCGAGGAGCTCGTGCTGACCGCGTCCGGCGGGCCGTTCTGGGACCGCCCGGCCGACACCTTCGGCGACATTACGGTGGAGGAGGCCCTCGACCATCCGAACTGGTCGATGGGGGCGAAAATCACGGTCGACTCCGCCACCATGATGAACAAGGGGCTGGAGGTGATTGAGGCGAAGTGGCTGTTCGACGTGCCGGTCGACCGCATTCAGGTGCTCGTCCACCCGCAGTCCATCGTGCACTCGATGGTGTCGTTTGCCGACGGGGCCGTGAAGGCGCAGCTCGGCGTCCCGGACATGAAGGTGCCCATTCAGTACGCGCTGAGCTACCCGTCCCGCTGGCCCGCGTCCCACGAGCGACTGGACTGGGACGAACTCTCGCGCCTCGACTTCGAGCGGCCGGACCTGGAGAAATTTCCGTGCCTGCGGCTCGCCTACGACGCCCTGGAGGCGGGGGGCACGGCCCCGGCCCTCCTGAACGCCGCCAACGAGGCGGCCGTGGGGCGCTTTCTGGAGGGCCAACTGGGCTTCCTGGACATTCCCCGTGCCGTTGAACGGGTGCTTGAGCAGCTCCCCGTGCAGGCCAGTCCCACCCTGGACGATCTGGTGGCGGCGGACACGGAGGCCCGCCGGCGGGTCGAGGAACTCCCCTTACCGACATCAAATTGA
- the rfbD gene encoding dTDP-4-dehydrorhamnose reductase, with the protein MLFNRVLITGANGLLGQALVHRLSQNREYDVLATARDDAPRFEDGSCGYAPLDVTQPDDVAQIFEDFTPNVVVNCAAMTDVGRCDEHRSEAWAVNARAVKTLAKHCRTSGARLVQVSTDFVFNGKRGPYDEQARPDPVNYYGRTKLAGENAVREAGRANWAIVRTVLLYGTGRDLRRSNIVLWVADQLSQGESLHIVDDQHRTPTHVDDLADGIERLLHHEATGIYHVSGADMVSVYELAGAVAQEFGLDASLVEPVPSSFFEDAVERPPRTGFVIDKARDELDYDPRPLDAGLRDVQESLQGFSGS; encoded by the coding sequence ATGCTGTTCAACCGCGTTCTCATTACCGGCGCCAACGGACTGCTCGGGCAGGCCCTGGTCCATCGCCTCAGCCAAAACCGCGAGTACGACGTGCTCGCGACCGCTCGGGACGACGCCCCCCGGTTCGAAGACGGGTCGTGTGGCTACGCCCCGCTCGACGTGACGCAGCCGGACGACGTGGCCCAAATCTTCGAGGACTTTACCCCCAACGTGGTCGTAAACTGCGCCGCGATGACCGACGTGGGCCGGTGCGACGAGCACCGAAGCGAGGCGTGGGCCGTCAATGCGCGTGCCGTCAAAACACTGGCGAAGCACTGCCGCACCAGCGGAGCCCGCCTCGTGCAGGTCTCTACCGACTTCGTCTTTAACGGCAAACGCGGCCCCTACGACGAACAGGCCCGCCCCGACCCCGTCAACTACTACGGGCGCACCAAGCTGGCGGGCGAAAACGCCGTGCGGGAGGCCGGGCGCGCCAACTGGGCCATCGTGCGCACCGTCCTGCTCTACGGCACGGGCCGGGACCTCCGCCGCTCGAACATCGTCCTCTGGGTTGCCGACCAGCTGTCTCAGGGGGAGTCCCTCCACATCGTCGACGACCAGCATCGCACCCCTACGCACGTCGACGACCTGGCCGACGGCATCGAGCGCCTGCTTCACCACGAGGCGACCGGCATCTACCACGTGTCCGGGGCCGACATGGTCTCGGTCTACGAGCTGGCCGGTGCCGTGGCGCAGGAATTTGGGCTCGACGCCTCCCTGGTCGAGCCCGTGCCGAGCAGCTTCTTCGAGGACGCCGTGGAACGCCCCCCGCGCACCGGCTTCGTCATCGACAAGGCCCGGGACGAACTCGACTACGACCCACGCCCGCTCGACGCCGGCCTCCGCGACGTGCAGGAGTCCCTGCAGGGCTTCTCCGGCTCGTAA
- a CDS encoding TIGR04282 family arsenosugar biosynthesis glycosyltransferase, producing the protein MDTALLVFAKVPRPGEVKTRLTPALSAAGAARLYTAFLRDTLRQVLRLNADVRLYLAPPLPDGELDAVPSGVDVHVQTGDGLGGRMEQAFRETLGDGYGQVLVMGSDHPTLPRSFLQRADQALQESGSLCIGPTEDGGFYLLGMSAFYPQLFDEMSYSHGQVFAETLSRAEGTGADVTVLPQWYDVDRPRDLDRLLTDLDDRPADAPNTRRVADRLGLEALA; encoded by the coding sequence ATGGACACTGCCCTTCTCGTCTTTGCCAAGGTCCCGCGTCCGGGGGAGGTCAAAACACGCCTTACGCCGGCTCTCAGCGCCGCCGGGGCGGCCCGCCTCTACACGGCGTTCCTGCGGGACACGCTGCGGCAGGTCCTGCGGCTGAACGCCGACGTGCGGCTCTACCTGGCCCCGCCGCTGCCCGACGGGGAGCTCGACGCGGTGCCGTCCGGGGTGGACGTGCACGTGCAGACGGGGGACGGGCTCGGGGGGCGCATGGAGCAGGCCTTCCGGGAGACGCTGGGGGACGGCTACGGGCAGGTCCTCGTGATGGGGAGCGACCATCCGACCCTCCCTCGTTCGTTCCTGCAACGGGCGGACCAGGCCCTTCAGGAGTCGGGATCGCTCTGCATCGGCCCCACCGAGGACGGGGGGTTCTACCTGCTGGGCATGAGCGCCTTCTACCCACAGCTGTTCGACGAGATGAGCTACAGTCACGGTCAGGTGTTTGCGGAGACCCTGTCGCGGGCAGAGGGCACCGGGGCGGACGTGACGGTGCTCCCGCAGTGGTACGACGTGGATCGCCCCCGCGATCTGGACCGCCTGCTGACGGACCTGGACGACCGGCCCGCGGACGCCCCGAACACCCGGCGCGTCGCGGATCGGCTCGGGCTTGAGGCGCTCGCCTAG
- the fbp gene encoding class 1 fructose-bisphosphatase yields the protein MTGSHRTSHAGDGAPEDDLGTFQTLEQFILDRQDSFPHSTGAFSRLLRDISLAAKIVNRDMRRAGLLDVYGSTGERNVQGEVQQKMDALAHREFVQALRRGGECCLIGSEEHAEAIPLSTVSKEGDGKYIVLLDPLDGSSNIDVNVSVGTIFSIYRLPDGYEEEEPDPAAALQPGTEQVAAGYVVYGSSTMLVYTTGNGVNGFTLDPSIGEFLLSHPDIQTPSRGRLSSINSGYYHSFEEGLRDYLDWLQQKDPETNRPAKTRYIGSFVSDFHRNLLKGGIYMYPATESSPAGKLRLMYEANPMGFIAEQAGGAASDGHRRILEKEPDKLHQRTPLFIGSEEMVRRAEAFLQGEPERALSA from the coding sequence ATGACCGGATCCCATCGCACGTCCCACGCCGGCGACGGCGCGCCCGAAGACGACCTGGGCACGTTTCAGACCCTGGAGCAATTCATTCTTGATCGACAAGACTCGTTCCCGCACTCCACCGGGGCGTTCTCGCGGCTGCTGCGCGACATCAGCCTGGCGGCCAAGATCGTGAACCGCGACATGCGCCGCGCCGGGCTTCTCGACGTGTACGGCAGCACCGGCGAGCGCAACGTGCAGGGGGAGGTCCAGCAGAAGATGGATGCCCTTGCCCACCGCGAGTTCGTGCAGGCGCTGCGGCGGGGCGGGGAGTGCTGCCTCATCGGCTCCGAGGAGCACGCGGAGGCGATTCCCCTGAGCACCGTTTCGAAGGAGGGCGACGGAAAGTACATCGTTCTTCTGGATCCCCTCGACGGCTCCTCCAACATTGACGTGAACGTGTCGGTGGGCACCATCTTCAGCATCTACCGGCTGCCGGACGGCTACGAAGAGGAGGAGCCGGATCCGGCGGCGGCCCTCCAGCCGGGGACCGAGCAGGTGGCCGCGGGCTACGTCGTCTACGGCTCCTCGACGATGCTGGTCTACACGACCGGAAATGGCGTGAACGGCTTCACGCTCGATCCGTCGATCGGGGAGTTTTTGCTGTCGCACCCCGACATCCAGACGCCGTCCCGAGGGCGGCTCTCCTCGATCAACAGCGGCTACTACCACTCCTTCGAGGAGGGGCTGCGGGACTATCTCGACTGGCTTCAGCAGAAGGACCCCGAGACCAACCGCCCCGCGAAGACGCGGTACATCGGCTCGTTCGTGTCGGACTTCCACCGGAATCTTTTGAAGGGGGGGATCTACATGTACCCGGCCACCGAGAGCAGTCCGGCGGGGAAGCTTCGCCTGATGTACGAGGCCAATCCGATGGGCTTCATTGCCGAGCAGGCCGGCGGGGCGGCGTCGGACGGGCACCGGCGCATTCTGGAAAAGGAGCCGGACAAGCTTCACCAGCGCACGCCGCTCTTCATCGGCAGCGAAGAGATGGTTCGTCGGGCCGAGGCGTTTCTGCAGGGCGAGCCGGAGCGGGCGTTGTCGGCATGA